In Zalophus californianus isolate mZalCal1 chromosome 4, mZalCal1.pri.v2, whole genome shotgun sequence, the following proteins share a genomic window:
- the PLCH2 gene encoding 1-phosphatidylinositol 4,5-bisphosphate phosphodiesterase eta-2 isoform X3, translating to MEEPGDPGGLSRDEVERCMSAMQAGTQMVKLRGSSKGLVRFYFLDEHRSCIRWRPSRKNEKAKISIDSIQEVSEGRQSEIFQRYPDGIFDPNCCFSIYHGSHRESLDLVSPSGDEARTWVTGLRYLMAGISDEDSLARRQRTRDQWLKQTFDEADKNGDGSLSIGEVLQLLHKLNVNLPRQRVKQMFKEADTDDHQGTLGFEEFCAFYKMMSTRRDLYLLMLTYSDHKDHLDAADLQRFLEVEQKMAGVTLESCRDIIKQFEPCPENKSKGVLGIDGFTNYTRSPAGDIFNPEHHGVHQDMTRPLSHYFITSSHNTYLMGDQLMSQSRVDMYAWVLQAGCRCVEVDCWDGPDGEPIVHHGYTLTSKILFKDVIETINKYAFVKNEYPVILSIENHCSVIQQKKMAQYLTDILGDKLDLSSVSSEDATMLPSPQMLKGKILVKGKKLPANISEDAEEGEVSDEDSADEIDEDCKLLNGDVATNRKRVENIAKKKLDSLMKESKIRDCEDPNDFTVSTLPSSGKLGHKAEGKKAEEDVESGEDAGASRRNNRILMSGFSKLKKKSSKLKKAASMEEGDEDLDSQGSQSRGASRQKKTMKLSRALSNLVKYTKSVGMHDVEAEVASSWQVSSFSETRAQQILQQKPAQYLRFNQHQLSRIYPSSYRVDSSNYNPQPFWNAGCQMVALNYQSEGRMLQLNRAKFSANGNCGYVLKPQCMCQSVFNPNSEDPLPGQLKKQLVLRIISGQQLPKPRDSMLGDRGEIIDPFVEVEVIGLPVDCSKEQTRVVDDNGFNPVWEETLVFTVHMPEIALVRFLVWDHDPIGRDFIGQRTLAFSSMMPGYRHVYLEGMEEASIFVHVAVSDISGKVKQALGLKGLFLRGPKPGSLDSHAAGRPLPRPSVSQRLLRRTASAPTKSQKPGRKALLELVLGARDTGSEGEARDVAAPSPGPALEASAPEEPGSPRGKAPVRKSPAQGSLAQEQPSCAPEGPGPAGMAATCMKCVVGSCAGEDAEGLWRGRLPGPGPAAAHEAISQQPRSLADSLGTPCPGVGRRRGARWQGPGGGSSVSSDSSGLGSPEVVPRWPEGAHRQAGALQREMNALFVQKLEEIRSKSSMLSTVRD from the exons ATGGAAGAGCCGGGGGACCCCGGTGGGCTCAGCCGGGACGAAG TGGAGAGATGTATGAGCGCCATGCAGGCGGGGACTCAGATGGTGAAGCTCCGTGGCAGCTCCAAGGGCCTCGTCCGCTTCTACTTCCTGGACGAGCATCGCTCCTGCATCCGCTGGCGGCCCTCACGCAAGAATGAGAAGGCCAAGA TCTCCATCGACTCCATCCAGGAGGTGAGCGAAGGGCGGCAGTCCGAGATCTTCCAGCGCTACCCCGATGGCATTTTCGACCCCAACTGCTGCTTCAGCATCTACCATGGCAGCCACCGAGAGTCGCTGGACCTGGTCTCGCCCAGCGGGGACGAGGCGCGCACCTGGGTCACGGGCCTGCGCTACCTCATGGCGGGCATCAGCGACGAGGACAGCCTGGCCCGCCGCCAGCGCACGAGGGACCA GTGGCTGAAGCAGACGTTTGACGAGGCTGACAAGAACGGGGACGGGAGCCTGAGCATCGGCGAGGTCCTGCAGCTGCTGCACAAGCTGAATGTGAACCTGCCccggcagagggtgaagcagatgTTCAAG GAAGCAGACACAGATGACCACCAGGGGACGCTGGGCTTTGAGGAGTTCTGTGCCTTCTATAAGATGATGTCCACCCGCCGGGACCTCTACCTGCTCATGCTGACCTACAGCGACCACAAGGACCACCTGGATGCCGCTGACCTGCAGCGCTTCCTGGAGGTGGAGCAGAAG ATGGCGGGTGTGACCCTTGAGAGCTGCCGGGACATCATCAAGCAGTTTGAGCCCTGCCCAGAAAACAAGAGTAAGGGGGTGCTGGGCATTGATG GCTTCACCAACTATACTCGGAGTCCTGCTGGCGACATCTTCAACCCGGAGCACCATGGTGTGCACCAGGACATGACACGGCCACTGAGCCACTACTTTATCACCTCGTCCCACAACACCTACCTCATGGGCGACCAGCTCATGTCCCAGTCTCGGGTAGACATGTACGCCTGGGTTCTGCAGGCTGGCTGCCGTTGCGTGGAGG TGGACTGCTGGGACGGGCCTGACGGGGAGCCCATTGTGCACCATGGCTATACTCTGACCTCCAAGATCCTCTTCAAAGATGTCATCGAAACCATCAACAAATACGCTTTTGTCAAGAATGA GTACCCAGTGATCCTGtccattgagaaccactgcagtgtcatccaacagaaaaaaatggccCAGTATCTGACTGATATCCTTGGGGATAAACTGGACTTGTCATCAGTAAGCAGTGAGGATGCCACCATGCTTCCCTCTCCGCAGATGCTCAAGGGCAAGATTCTGGTGAAG GGCAAGAAGCTTCCTGCCAACATCAGCGAGGATGCCGAGGAAGGCGAGGTGTCTGATGAAGACAGTGCAGACGAGATCGATGAGGACTGCAAACTTCTTAACGGGGAT GTCGCCACCAATCGGAAACGTGTGGAAAACATCGCCAAGAAGAAACTGGATTCCCTAATGAAGGAGTCAAAGATTCGGGACTGTGAGGACCCTAATGACTTCACCGTGTCCACGCTGCCCTCGTCTGGAAAGCTTGGGCACAAGGCAGAGGGCAAAAAG gctgAGGAGGACGTGGAGTCCGGGGAGGACGCCGGGGCCAGCCGACGGAACAATCGCATCCTTATGAGCGGCTTCTCCAAGCTCAAG AAAAAGAGCAGCAAGCTAAAGAAAGCAGCCAGCATGGAGGAGGGGGATGAGGACCTGGACTCCCAAGGCAGCCAGAGCCGAGG GGCGAGCCGGCAGAAGAAGACCATGAAGCTGTCCCGCGCCCTCTCGAACCTGGTGAAGTACACCAAGTCTGTGGGCATGCACGACGTGGAGGCGGAGG tggCGTCCAGCTGGCAGGTGTCGTCCTTCAGTGAGACCAGGGCCCAGCAGATCCTGCAGCAGAAGCCGGCCCAGTACCTCCGCTTCAACCAGCACCAGCTCTCCCGCATCTACCCCTCCTCCTACCGCGTGGACTCCAGCAACTACAACCCGCAGCCCTTCTGGAACGCGGGCTGCCAGATGG TCGCCCTGAACTACCAGTCGGAGGGGCGGATGCTGCAGCTGAACCGCGCCAAGTTCAGTGCCAACGGGAACTGTGGCTACGTGCTCAAGCCGCAGTGCATGTGCCAGA GTGTCTTCAACCCCAACTCCGAGGACCCTCTGCCCGGGCAGCTCAAGAAGCAGCTGGTGCTCCGGATCATCAGCGGGCAGCAGCTCCCCAAGCCGAGGGATTCAATGCTGGGGGACCGAGGCGAG atCATTGACCCCTTCGTGGAGGTGGAGGTCATCGGGCTCCCCGTGGACTGCAGCAAGGAGCAGACACGTGTGGTCGACGACAATG GATTCAACCCCGTGTGGGAGGAGACCCTGGTGTTCACTGTGCATATGCCTGAGATCGCCCTGGTGCGCTTCCTCgtctgggaccatgaccccatTGGGCGTGACTTCATTGGCCAGAGGACACTGGCCTTCAGCAGCATGATGCCAG GCTATCGGCACGTGTACCTGGAGGGGATGGAAGAGGCCTCCATCTTTGTCCACGTGGCCGTCAGTGATATCAGTGGTAAG GTCAAGCAGGCTCTGGGCCTAAAAGGCCTGTTCCTCAGAGGCCCAAAGCCCGGCTCCCTGGACAGTCATGCTGCTGGGCGGCCCCTGCCCCGGCCTTCTGTTAGCCAGCGGCTCCTGCGGCGTACGGCCAGCGCCCCGACCAAGAGCCAGAAGCCGGGCCGCAAGGCCCTCCTGGAGCTGGTCCTGGGCGCGCGGGACACAGGCTCCGAGGGGGAGGCCCGTGACgtggcagcccccagccccggtCCCGCTCTGGAGGCCTCAGCCCCTGAGGAGCCCGGCAGCCCCCGAGGTAAGGCGCCAGTGAGGAAGAGCCCGGCGCAGGGGAGTCTGGCCCAGGAGCAGCCCTCTTGTGCCCCTGAGGGCCCTGGGCCTGCCGGGATGGCCGCCACCTGCATGAAGTGCGTGGTGGGCTCCTGCGCTGGTGAGGACGCGGAGGGCCTGTGGCGGGGGCGGCTGCCCGGCCCGGGGCCCGCAGCCGCGCACGAGGCCATCAGTCAGCAGCCCCGCTCCCTGGCGGACTCGCTGGGGACTCCCT